The following are encoded in a window of Cucurbita pepo subsp. pepo cultivar mu-cu-16 chromosome LG12, ASM280686v2, whole genome shotgun sequence genomic DNA:
- the LOC111807712 gene encoding polcalcin Phl p 7-like, with amino-acid sequence MAESEAIRAECERIFNRFDCNGDGKISLSELENALHALGSSSPEEVRRRMSEIDKDGNGFISLDELCEFQRANPDLMKEVCRRL; translated from the coding sequence ATGGCGGAGTCGGAGGCAATCAGGGCAGAATGCGAGCGAATCTTCAACCGCTTCGACTGCAACGGGGACGGCAAGATCTCGCTGTCGGAGTTGGAGAACGCTCTCCACGCACTTGGCTCCTCCTCGCCGGAGGAGGTCCGGCGGCGGATGTCGGAGATCGACAAGGACGGCAACGGCTTCATTTCCCTAGATGAACTGTGCGAGTTTCAGAGGGCTAATCCCGATTTGATGAAGGAGGTCTGCAGAAGGCTttag
- the LOC111807068 gene encoding voltage-gated hydrogen channel 1, whose translation MADLSSSPTPAEPASAASIQALELSIQNVMKLNQRRRQWHTLFATPIPNTTNPLSSWRSHLITFLESTPSHLITIVLLLTDLIVTVLELSSSLISCNLPVSHKREEEVMGFHWVSIAILSLLSTKTVAMVVGLGLSFFRRPGCVVDGVVVGVALGLEVAAKRRGGGVIMVGSLWRIVRVVESAFELSDDAIEAKIEGIVWELEGMKEEIRREKEKDEVLDLSINLSNL comes from the coding sequence ATGGCTGATCTCTCAAGCTCACCAACTCCGGCCGAACCCGCCTCCGCCGCTTCCATCCAAGCCTTAGAATTGTCTATTCAAAATGTTATGAAACTCAACCAAAGACGTAGACAATGGCATACTCTCTTTGCCACCCCAATTCCAAACACCACCAACCCATTATCCTCATGGAGATCCCATTTGATCACCTTCCTTGAATCCACACCTTCTCATCTCATCACCATTGTTCTCCTCTTAACGGACCTTATCGTTACCGTCCTCGAACTCTCATCGTCGTTAATATCATGTAATTTGCCTGTTAGTCacaagagagaagaagaagttaTGGGTTTTCATTGGGTGAGCATTGCCATATTGAGCTTGCTCTCAACGAAGACTGTGGCTATGGTGGTCGGCCTCGGCCTCTCGTTCTTTAGGCGGCCCGGTTGCGTCGTGGATGGCGTGGTTGTGGGTGTGGCGTTGGGTTTAGAGGTGGCTGCAAAGAGGAGAGGCGGTGGAGTTATAATGGTGGGGAGTTTGTGGAGGATTGTGAGGGTGGTGGAGAGTGCTTTTGAGCTAAGTGATGATGCAATTGAAGCAAAGATTGAAGGAATAGTTTGGGAGTTAGAGGgaatgaaggaagaaataagaagagagaaagagaaggatgAGGTGTTAGATCTTAGTATAAATCTTAGTAACCTTTAA